The following nucleotide sequence is from Zingiber officinale cultivar Zhangliang chromosome 10A, Zo_v1.1, whole genome shotgun sequence.
CTTGTGGATTGGGATCCAAACAAAATCTAACCCACCCTCTACTTTCTCGAATCAAAGAATACATTTGCAACACTCATAAGATTGGAGATTTATGGAAATTAGTTCATAGGAGTCCTGATTTTTCATTTCAAACATTTAATACCATCTAAATCAAAGAAATTTTTTGTGTAGGCCTGTTTGTGTGCATGGGCAAGAGAGtgaaaggaaattaaggaaaaagaGGGCAAGAGAACAAAGCAAAATTGAGGGCAAATGAATTCTGCCGATTAAAGTAGAAATGGAGGAATACGTTTTTCGTCACCTACTTGATCTTAACTTTAAGCTTCCAGACAAGGGGAACCAAACAACAATGGAGAAATAGACTAATTCTCTGATACGGCACACGAAATTAACACAACAAAAGAGAGAGAAATAATTAAAGAAAGCAGAAACCTGCGAAGCCCACTCAATGACGGAGGAGATCAATCGGCAAGGGCCGCACCAGTCGGCGACAAACTCCACCAGGACGGGGAGCTCCGATCCCAGCACCTCAGTGGCGAACTCGCTCTGGCCGATCTGAGCGAGCGCGCCGCAGCGGATGGCGATCCTCGCCGGGGCGGCGCGCAACGGGGTCGCCGCAAGCCCCCACGCCCTCAACGGCGCAGTCGACGCAAGAGGGCGATGCGGCGGGAGGCAGATTCGGCGGCTGGGGTCCAGATGCCGGTTCAGCGAGGAGGCAGAGGGCGGCCGGGCGGCGGCGCAGGGGGAGAAACTAGTCGTCGCCATGGATGCGTATCGCACTCGAGTGGAGCTCAGCAGCTGAACAAATATGGATTGTGTATGGCTCACATTCGGACTCAATTATATCTATACTTTTTTGCAAAATGTAGCTGAGAAAATTACATACCTATCCTCCTATTTTGTATATTTGCAATTTTATATCTTAGTTTTCTACATATaccattataaaatttaaatcttacctaAATGACATTAGAAATAAATACGATAATCCGTAATAATCTGCGATTACGGAGATGGGCTGGCTGGGCCGGGCTCATAAAGGAAGAAATTGGGATGGATACTGGGTCCTTGGGAGAAGTTGAGCTCGAGAATCGAATTTGGCTTGGCTTCAAAGTCTAGTGATCTTGGGCCCGAGCTGTACTCGACTACGGGCAACTAAATTCCACCGTATTGATATATTTAAGTggcgtttgatttttttttagaaatcagaatgaaaataaaaattataatatgatGGAATAAGAATGGATATGAGCATAAATATCACtcctaaaaataatatttggttaattgaatatttaatatcgtaataaattaaaatttttattttttacatttagagtaaaataagaagaaaaaattagatgggagagaaaATTAAATGAGAGAgcaaaatataatgagagagaataatgaaaaagaaagtatgatgaaagagaaaatgtgatgagcaATAATTAATACAGtaaaaagtataatgagagaaaataaCGAAAGAGAGTCTAATGGGAGATAGCATAATGAGAGcagatgaggagagagaaaatatgattatagagaaagtgtgatagaaaagaatgaagagagaaagtgcgctgagagaaaataaggagagaaaaTGTGTAATGGACGAGATTGAGAACAGAAAAGTATGATGAGATATAAAGCGTGAtgagagagagtgtatgatgagaaaaattgaggagagagagtgtgatggaagagaaagcatgatgagagagaaagtatgatgagagagaatgaagagaaagaaactgtgatgaaagagaaaataGAGAGAGTGTATAATCGAAGagattgagagagaaagtgtgacgatagaatga
It contains:
- the LOC122027755 gene encoding thioredoxin X, chloroplastic-like produces the protein MATTSFSPCAAARPPSASSLNRHLDPSRRICLPPHRPLASTAPLRAWGLAATPLRAAPARIAIRCGALAQIGQSEFATEVLGSELPVLVEFVADWCGPCRLISSVIEWASQEYKGRLKVVKIDHDANPKLISEYKVYGLPSLLIFKNGQEVPESKREGAITKVKLKEYLDNFLESTSVA